In Pelmatolapia mariae isolate MD_Pm_ZW linkage group LG13, Pm_UMD_F_2, whole genome shotgun sequence, a genomic segment contains:
- the LOC134640129 gene encoding glycine N-acyltransferase-like isoform X2: MAFELSEDQLKTAENELKKYLPMSQQVYGFLVIRNRVRCDPVRVVVDRWPQFRVIMCKPHGEQSDLFKDALLFATDAAVLEEILSKSSVFDWSKYFCVGTSVSHTEIFKAVASAKGVPCKRVATCHLMTLEDVSRLPSVDSSGISISSLDESHIGLVNQTWKFGKVDVAVAMIRNMIANFPSCCVLDADRKPVSWILTYASCAIGMLYTLPEHRGKGYAKILVSSLAKRNHALGYPVYSFIEEENAVSYRLFANLGFTEDPSYREAWFEFNKFQIFQ; encoded by the exons ATGGCTTTTGAATTGTCCGAGGATCAGTTAAAAACAGCGGAAAACGAGCTGAAGAAATATTTACCTATGTCGCAGCAG GTTTACGGTTTCCTGGTGATCAGAAACAGAGTCAGATGCGACCCTGTACGGGTTGTAGTGGACAGGTGGCCACAGTTCCGCGTCATTATGTGCAAACCACACGGTGAACAG AGTGACCTCTTCAAAGATGCACTGCTTTTTGCAACTGACGCTGCTGTTCTAGAGGAAATCCTCAGCAAGTCATCTGTTTTTGACTGGAGCAAGTACTTTTGTGTTG GAACCAGTGTTTCCCACACTGAGATATTCAAAGCAGTGGCATCAGCAAAGGGTGTACCCTGTAAAAGAGTGGCAACATGTCACTTGATGACACTGGAAGATGTGAGCAGGCTTCCCTCTGTAGACAG TTCAGGGATCTCAATAAGCTCTCTTGATGAATCGCACATTGGCTTGGTGAACCAAACGTGGAAGTTTGGAAAGGTCGATGTGGCCGTTGCGATGATCCGCAACATGATTGCAAACTTCCCCTCCTGCTGCGTGCTGGATGCTGATAGAAAGCCTGTGTCCTGGATTCTGACCTATGCATCATGTGCTATAGGAATGCTTTACACGCTGCCAGAGCACAGAGGGAAAGGCTATGCCAAAATCCTGGTCAGCAGCTTGGCCAAGAGGAATCATGCACTGGGCTACCCAGTTTACAGCTTCATAGAAGAGGAGAACGCTGTGTCCTACAGGCTCTTTGCAAACCTGGGCTTCACTGAAGATCCCTCTTACAGGGAAGCCTGGTTTGAATTCaataaatttcaaatatttcaATGA
- the LOC134640129 gene encoding glycine N-acyltransferase-like isoform X1 → MAFELSEDQLKTAENELKKYLPMSQQVYGFLVIRNRVRCDPVRVVVDRWPQFRVIMCKPHGEQKSDLFKDALLFATDAAVLEEILSKSSVFDWSKYFCVGTSVSHTEIFKAVASAKGVPCKRVATCHLMTLEDVSRLPSVDSSGISISSLDESHIGLVNQTWKFGKVDVAVAMIRNMIANFPSCCVLDADRKPVSWILTYASCAIGMLYTLPEHRGKGYAKILVSSLAKRNHALGYPVYSFIEEENAVSYRLFANLGFTEDPSYREAWFEFNKFQIFQ, encoded by the exons ATGGCTTTTGAATTGTCCGAGGATCAGTTAAAAACAGCGGAAAACGAGCTGAAGAAATATTTACCTATGTCGCAGCAG GTTTACGGTTTCCTGGTGATCAGAAACAGAGTCAGATGCGACCCTGTACGGGTTGTAGTGGACAGGTGGCCACAGTTCCGCGTCATTATGTGCAAACCACACGGTGAACAG AAGAGTGACCTCTTCAAAGATGCACTGCTTTTTGCAACTGACGCTGCTGTTCTAGAGGAAATCCTCAGCAAGTCATCTGTTTTTGACTGGAGCAAGTACTTTTGTGTTG GAACCAGTGTTTCCCACACTGAGATATTCAAAGCAGTGGCATCAGCAAAGGGTGTACCCTGTAAAAGAGTGGCAACATGTCACTTGATGACACTGGAAGATGTGAGCAGGCTTCCCTCTGTAGACAG TTCAGGGATCTCAATAAGCTCTCTTGATGAATCGCACATTGGCTTGGTGAACCAAACGTGGAAGTTTGGAAAGGTCGATGTGGCCGTTGCGATGATCCGCAACATGATTGCAAACTTCCCCTCCTGCTGCGTGCTGGATGCTGATAGAAAGCCTGTGTCCTGGATTCTGACCTATGCATCATGTGCTATAGGAATGCTTTACACGCTGCCAGAGCACAGAGGGAAAGGCTATGCCAAAATCCTGGTCAGCAGCTTGGCCAAGAGGAATCATGCACTGGGCTACCCAGTTTACAGCTTCATAGAAGAGGAGAACGCTGTGTCCTACAGGCTCTTTGCAAACCTGGGCTTCACTGAAGATCCCTCTTACAGGGAAGCCTGGTTTGAATTCaataaatttcaaatatttcaATGA
- the LOC134640130 gene encoding cystatin-like — MWKVALTVLAAVLAVGYGAVVGDLVGGLTDADINDKDVQNALNFAVIQHNRDSNDLYISQVVEVIKVQSQVVAGIKYVITVKMVKTPCRKYGVDQVCALDTDQAKFQSYQCTFEVWSRPWLNSIELLKNECKH, encoded by the exons ATGTGGAAGGTCGCTTTGACTGTTCTTGCGGCCGTTTTGGCCGTTGGGTATGGGGCCGTGGTTGGGGACTTGGTTGGGGGCTTGACAGACGCTGATATCAACGATAAAGATGTGCAAAACGCTCTCAACTTTGCCGTCATCCAACACAACAGAGACAGCAACGACTTGTACATCAGTCAAGTGGTAGAAGTGATCAAGGTTCAGTCACAG GTGGTCGCTGGCATCAAATACGTCATAACTGTGAAGATGGTAAAGACCCCCTGCAGAAAGTATGGCGTAGATCAAGTGTGTGCACTCGACACAGACCAGGCAAAGTTTCAG TCCTACCAGTGCACATTCGAAGTGTGGAGCCGCCCATGGCTTAATTCCATTGAGTTGCTGAAGAATGAATGCAAACACTGA
- the cst3 gene encoding cystatin C (amyloid angiopathy and cerebral hemorrhage), translated as MWKVALTVLAAVLAVGYGAMVGGLRDADINDEGVQNALHFAVVQHNRGSNDLYLNQVAEVIKVQSQVVAGIKYVITVKMARTPCRKDGVEEVCAIETDQAKAKSYQCTFEVWSRPWLNSIQLLKNECKH; from the exons ATGTGGAAGGTCGCTTTGACTGTTCTTGCGGCCGTTTTGGCCGTTGGGTATGGGGCCATGGTCGGGGGTCTTAGAGACGCCGATATCAACGATGAAGGTGTGCAAAACGCTCTCCACTTCGCCGTCGTCCAACACAACAGAGGCAGCAACGATTTGTACCTCAATCAAGTGGCAGAAGTGATCAAGGTTCAGTCACAG GTGGTCGCTGGCATCAAGTACGTCATAACTGTGAAGATGGCAAGGACCCCCTGCAGAAAGGATGGTGTAGAGGAAGTGTGCGCAATCGAGACAGACCAGGCAAAGGCTAAG TCCTACCAGTGCACATTCGAAGTGTGGAGCCGCCCATGGCTTAATTCCATTCAGTTGCTGAAGAATGAATGCAAACACTGA
- the ephx5 gene encoding epoxide hydrolase 1, which translates to MQRLQILKDTFFGLSAVQQQQLLIGSAVAAGGIMAYIVYKRKKPRTIPFGDGWWGVGEKTLSEDQKIYPFQVETSDKEIEDLYERIDRTRYADPLEDGKFHYGFNSTYLKKVVSYWRHEFDWKKQVAVLNKYPHFKTKIEGLDVHFIHVRPPHRENQKVLPIMIVHGWPGSFYEFYKILPLLTQSHDGVVFEVICPSIPGYGFSEASHKQGFNSLAAARIFLKLMERLGFSQFYLQGGDWGSLITTNMAQMKPQCVKGLHLNMCMSNRGFKVLLSLLIGPYLPFLVGLSREDVRRLFPFFEKNVFEMLRESGYFHIQATKPDTAGCGVNDSPVGLAAWILEKFSSWADLKNRDLEDGGLERKFSLDDLLTNVMIYWTTGSITSSMRFYKENLGSNLNNRVDFNTEIFVPTGFAAFPNELMHCPKSWAQIRYRNIQSYTFMPRGGHFAAFEEPQLLADDLFNFVKKMEKS; encoded by the exons ATGCAGAGACTGCAGATTTTGAA GGACACTTTCTTCGGCTTGAGTGctgttcagcagcagcagctactGATCGGCTCAGCCGTGGCAGCAGGTGGAATAATGGCCTACATagtttacaaaagaaaaaaaccaagAACCATTCCTTTTGGGGACGGATGGTGGGGAGTGGGGGAGAAGACACTGTCAGAAGATCAGAAAATCTATCCTTTTCAAGTGGAGACCTCAGACAAAGAGATCGAG GATCTCTATGAGCGCATCGACAGGACACGGTATGCAGATCCTTTAGAAGATGGCAAGTTCCACTATGGCTTCAATTCCACTTATCTGAAGAAAGTTGTTTCCTATTGGAGACACGAATTTGACTGGAAAAAGCAGGTGGCAGTGCTCAACAAGTATCCACACTTCAAAACCAAAATAGAAG GACTGGACGTGCACTTTATTCATGTGCGTCCACCGCACCGCGAGAATCAGAAGGTTCTGCCTATCATGATTGTTCACGGCTGGCCCGGCTCCTTCTACGAGTTCTACAAGATTCTGCCGCTTCTCACGCAAAGCCACGACGGTGTTGTGTTTGAGGTCATATGCCCATCTATCCCTGGCTACGGTTTCTCAGAAGCCTCTCATAAACAAG GGTTCAACAGCCTCGCCGCGGCCCGGATTTTCCTGAAGCTGATGGAGCGTTTGGGCTTCTCTCAGTTCTATCTGCAGGGAGGGGACTGGGGCTCGCTCATCACCACCAACATGGCACAGATGAAGCCTCA GTGCGTGAAGGGTCTCCACCTAAACATGTGTATGTCAAATAGGGGTTTCAAAGTGCTGTTGTCCTTGTTGATTGGTCCGTATCTGCCCTTCCTGGTTGGTTTGAGTCGGGAAGATGTTCGCCGGTTGTTCCCTTTTTTTGAGAAGAACGTCTTTGAGATGCTGAGAGAATCGGGCTACTTTCACATTCAGGCCACTAAACCAGATACTGCAG GCTGTGGGGTGAATGACTCTCCTGTAGGCTTGGCAGCCTGGATTTTGGAGAAGTTCTCCTCCTGGGCCGATCTGAAGAACAGAGATCTGGAGGACGGTGGGCTGGAGAG AAAATTCAGCCTGGATGACCTCTTGACAAATGTCATGATCTACTGGACCACAGGCTCCATCACCTCATCCATGCGCTTCTACAAAGAGAACTTGGGGAGTAATCTTAACAACAGAGTGGATTTTAA cacAGAGATATTTGTGCCCACCGGATTTGCAGCCTTTCCTAATGAGCTCATGCACTGCCCCAAGTCATGGGCACAAATTAGGTACCGAAACATCCAGTCCTACACTTTCATGCCCAGGGGTGGCCACTTTGCAGCCTTTGAAGAGCCCCAGCTGCTTGCTGACGACCTGTTCAATTTTGTCAAGAAGATGGAGAAGTCCTGA
- the mad2l1bp gene encoding MAD2L1-binding protein: protein MAEDSSILKLISNSEDTENVSTDKSRDLGIKRRLSFSSEKHICIAEEPKTPPEVQAVSDDPNSSRVSPEIRKQRSPSPVNTHLKGKHAVKLKDDSSRQHCVNDTDDKENTAIPSAQNNKEEDNTSCQGGFKHIKVTASIQSDAEDRDAEVVRRAQEEGCVNVVFPGIVTQEGCCRFVSEILKCILYQRQQLPMTYDQLVYSQRKQQASVQDKDVVNRRPVHSADMDWRKCQQTLQELEEVLQQLEVLFSLSRVPQVLLLMGGSLVLPKELYEINMESLASSGGNQCLRVSSCLRQIFRTLFVADLLSDARPVRLMSTTVLVLAHRDCGVGWFRPKLQFKVPTRVKKQIIVLSSDPNVCKELRAEGSDWEDYVWFQAPVTIKGFSN from the exons ATGGCAGAAGACTCGAGCATATTAAAACTAATATCAAACTCCGAGGACACGGAAAATGTGTCCACTGATAAAAGCAGAGACCTCGGGATAAAGAGACGCCTTTCCTTCTCCTCGGAAAAACATATTTGCATAGCGGAGGAACCGAAGACACCGCCTGAGGTCCAAGCTGTATCCGACGACCCAAACTCAAGCCGAGTTTCCCCGGAAATCAGAAAACAACGTTCCCCAAGTCCcgtaaacacacatttaaagggTAAACATGCTGTAAAATTAAAAGACGACTCTTCTAGACAGCACTGCGTGAACGACACTGACGATAAGGAAAACACCGCTATACCCTCCGCTCAAA atAACAAAGAGGAGGACAACACTTCTTGTCAGGGAGGTTTTAAACATATTAAAGTGACTGCCAGTATACAAAGTGATGCAGAGGACAGAGATGCCGAGGTGGTGAGGAGGGCACAGGAGGAAGGCTGCGTGAACGTGGTCTTCCCGGGGATTGTAACTCAGGAAGGCTGCTGTCGTTTCGTCAGCGAGATCCTCAAGTGCATCCTCTATCAAAGACAGCAGCTGCCCATGACGTACGACCAGTTGGTGTACTCCCAGAGGAAGCAGCAGGCGTCGGTGCAG GATAAAGACGTAGTGAATCGAAGACCGGTGCATTCTGCAGACATGGACTGGCGCAAGTGTCAGCAGACCCTTCAGGAGCTGGAGGaagtgctgcagcagctggaggtGCTGTTCTCCCTCAGCAGGGTGCCCCAGGTGCTCCTGTTAATGGGTGGCTCGCTTGTCCTCCCCAAAGAGCTGTACGAGATAAACATGGAGTCCCTGGCATCATCCGGTGGGAATCAGTGTCTACGGGTGTCATCGTGCTTGAGGCAGATCTTCCGCACATTGTTTGTGGCTGACCTTTTGTCTGACGCCAGACCTGTTCGTTTAATGTCCACCACAGTCTTGGTGCTGGCTCACAGGGACTGTGGTGTAGGCTGGTTTCGACCCAAACTCCAATTTAAAGTCCCAACTCGTGTAAAGAAACAAATCATCGTTCTGTCTAGCGATCCAAACGTCTGCAAGGAACTGAGGGCAGAGGGGTCAGACTGGGAGGATTATGTGTGGTTTCAGGCACCCGTGACTATTAAGGGCTTCAGTAACTGA
- the kif16bb gene encoding LOW QUALITY PROTEIN: kinesin-like protein KIF16B (The sequence of the model RefSeq protein was modified relative to this genomic sequence to represent the inferred CDS: substituted 1 base at 1 genomic stop codon) — translation MTSVRVAVRVRPLNKREKQLSSKVIIHTKEKTTTIQKVXPTVRGDELKGVGKTFSYDFSYDSSDRRSPTFASQEKIFRDLGFEVLKAAFDGCNACVIAYGQTGTGKSYTMMGPSHDKGLIPRICEGLFWEISHRSKSDAVMFHTEVSCLEICNERMQDLLKKRASPTDDGGLSVREHPRHGPYVENLSKHLVQSYSEVEGLIILGNAKRTTASRGVNDFKRSHVIFTIMFTQVWCDAEPLYETVSKIHLVDLAGSEKVDPTRTVGGRLKESANINKSLVTLGHVISALADLGVGVSTTKQIFIPYRDSVLTWLLKDSLGGNSKTTMIATISPADVNYMETLNTLRFASRAKDIVNSPIVNDNGSMKVMRELQSEVTKLNQLLKEATQVGHEVPLSSVDVKEELNETKSLQAVALTKNRSSTWRETLNILQEETVTLRKEGSGMVLDCCLPHLIAVGEDLQSTGITLYYLKDGALCLVNGSVVTDPCQLTQGAIIQLGKGATLWFNQPTASQLRLKYQSGLPSVSSPSVTDSSNSTENLSKAMVQNRG, via the exons atgactTCGGTGCGAGTAGCAGTCCGAGTCCGTCCATTGAACAAAAG AGAAAAGCAGTTATCCTCGAAGGTGATAATTCATACGAAGGAGAAGACAACAACCATTCAAAAGGTATAG CCCACAGTTCGAGGGGACGAGCTCAAGGGCGTAGGGAAAACCTTTTCATATGATTTTTCATATGACTCATCTGACAGAAGAAGTCCCACGTTTGCATCCCAGGAGAAG ATCTTCCGAGACTTGGGGTTTGAAGTCTTGAAAGCTGCATTTGATGGTTGCAATGCCTGCGTGATTGCTTATGGGCAAACAGGCACAGGGAAGTCCTACACTATGATGGGTCCTTCA CACGATAAAGGTTTAATCCCACGGATCTGTGAAGGCTTGTTCTGGGAGATATCTCACAGGAGCAAGAGCGATGCCGTGATGTTCCACACAGAAGTCAG CTGTCTTGAGATCTGCAATGAGCGGATGCAGGATCTTCTCAAAAAGAGAGCATCACCTACAGATGATGGGGGCTTGAGCGTGAGGGAGCATCCCAGGCATGGTCCCTATGTAGAGA ATCTGTCCAAGCATTTAGTACAAAGCTACAGTGAAGTGGAGGGCCTGATCATTCTCGGCAATGCCAAGCGCACCACAGCCAGCAGGGGAGTGAATGACTTCAAGCGCTCCCATGTCATCTTCACCATAATGTTCACCCAG GTGTGGTGTGATGCAGAACCGTTATACGAGACAGTGAGTAAGATCCACCTGGTAGACCTGGCAGGCAGCGAGAAAGTTGATCCTACACGCACAGTAGGAGGCAGGTTGAAGGAAAGTGCCAACATAAACAAATCTCTGGTCACATTAGGACATGTGATCTCAGCTCTAG CTGACCTTGGTGTGGGAGTGTCAACAACAAAACAGATCTTCATTCCTTACAGAGACTCTGTGCTGACATGGCTGCTAAAAGACAGCCTGGGTGGAAACTCTAAGACTACTATGATAGCAA CCATTTCTCCTGCTGATGTGAACTACATGGAGACCCTGAACACTTTGCGTTTTGCCAGTCGAGCTAAAGACATAGTGAACTCTCCCATAGTGAACGATAATGGCAGTATGAAGGTGATGAGGGAACTGCAGTCAGAGGTTACCAAACTCAATCAACTACTAAAAGAAGCCACTCAG GTTGGGCATGAGGTGCCATTATCCTCTGTGGATGTAAAGGAGGAGCTGAATGAGACAAAG TCCCTCCAGGCAGTAGCATTGACCAAGAACAGAAGCAGCACATGGAGGGAGACACTGAATATTCTGCAG GAGGAGACGGTGACTCTGAGGAAGGAGGGGAGTGGAATGGTCTTGGATTGCTGTTTGCCTCACCTTATCGCTGTTGGTGAAGATCTGCAAAGCACTGGAATCACCCTCTATTACTTGAAA GATGGTGCACTGTGCTTAGTCAATGGCTCTGTGGTCACCGATCCTTGCCAGCTGACTCAGG GTGCCATCATACAGTTGGGAAAAGGAGCCACACTCTGGTTTAACCAACCGACTGCTTCCCAACTTAGACTGAAATACCAG